One window of Lemur catta isolate mLemCat1 chromosome 3, mLemCat1.pri, whole genome shotgun sequence genomic DNA carries:
- the GPR153 gene encoding probable G-protein coupled receptor 153: MSDERRLPGSAVGWLACGGLSLLANAWGILSVGAKQKKWKPLEFLLCTLAATHMLNVAVPIATYAVVQLRRQRPDYEWNEGLCKVFVSTFYTLTLATCFSVTSLSYHRMWMVRWPVNYRLSNAKKQAVHTVMGIWMVSFILSALPAVGWHDTSERFYTHGCRFIVAEIGLGFGVCFLLLVGGSVAMGVVCTAIALFQTLARQVGHQANRHAFTVPTIVVEDAQGKRRSSIDGSEPAKTSLQITGLVATIVVIYDCLMGFPVLVVSFSSLRADASAPWMVLCVLWCSVTQALLLPVFLWACDRYRADLKAVWEKCVALMANNEDSDDETSLEGGIPQDMVLERSLDYGYGGDFVALDRMAKYEISALEEGLPQLCPLQPLQEDKKQYLQVPPTRRFSHDEAEVWAAVPLPAFLPRWGSGEDLAALARLVLPAGPDPRRGSLLAFGKDAPAFRSRRRSAESLLSLRPPALDGGPRRAHDSPPDSPGSPHRRPGPGARSASASLLPDAFALTAFERDPQALRRPPAPPGPFPAAAPAPDGAEPGEAPTAPEGAERSPGPRPVAHAHAEALRTGLSASWGEPGGLRAAGGDGSTSSFLSSPSESSGYVTLHSDSLGSAS; this comes from the exons ATGAGTGATGAGCGGCGGCTGCCTGGCAGTGCGGTGGGCTGGCTAGCGTGTGGGGGCCTCTCCCTGCTGGCCAACGCCTGGGGCATCCTCAGCGTCGGTGCCAAGCAGAAGAAGTGGAAGCCACTGGAGTTCCTGCTGTGCACACTTGCGGCCACCCACATGCTCAACGTGGCGGTGCCCATCGCCACCTACGCTGTGGTGCAGCTGCGGCGGCAGCGCCCTGACTATGAGTGGAACGAGGGCCTCTGCAAGGTCTTTGTGTCCACCTTCTACACGCTCACCCTGGCCACCTGCTTCTCTGTTACCTCCCTCTCCTACCACCGCATGTGGATGGTCCGCTGGCCCGTCAACTACCG gctgaGCAATGCCAAGAAGCAGGCCGTGCACACAGTCATGGGCATCTGGATGGTGTCCTTCATCCTGTCGGCCCTGCCTGCCGTCGGCTGGCATGACACGAGCGAGCGCTTCTACACCCACGGCTGCCGCTTCATCGTGGCTGAGATCGGCCTGGGCTTTGGCGTCTGCTTCCTGCTGCTGGTGGGTGGCAGCGTGGCCATGGGTGTGGTCTGCACGGCCATCGCCCTCTTCCAGACGCTAGCCCGGCAGGTGGGGCACCAGGCCAACCGCCATGCCTTCACTGTGCCCACCATCGTGGTAGAGGACGCGCAGGGCAAGCGACGCTCCTCCATTGACGGCTCGGAGCCCGCCAAAACCTCGCTGCAGATCACGGGCCTCGTGGCCACCATAGTCGTCATCTATGACTGCCTCATGGGCTTCCCTGTGCTG GTAGTGAGCTTCAGCAGCCTGCGGGCAGACGCCTCGGCGCCCTGGATGGTGCTCTGTGTGCTGTGGTGCTCTGTGAcccaggccctgctgctgcctgtgTTCCTCTGGGCCTGTGACCGCTACCGGGCTGACCTCAAAGCTGTCTGGGAGAAGTGTGTGGCCCTCATGGCCAACAACGAGGACTCCGACGATG agaccagcctggaaGGTGGCATCCCCCAGGACATGGTGTTGGAGCGTTCCCTCGACTACGGCTATGGAGGTGACTTTGTGGCCCTGGACAGGATGGCCAAGTATGAGATCTCTGCCCTGGAGGAGggcctgccccagctctgcccactgcAGCCCTTGCAGGAGGACAAGAAGCAATACCTGCAG GTCCCGCCCACGCGGCGCTTCTCCCACGACGAGGCAGAAGTGTGGGCAGCCGTCCCGCTGCCCGCCTTCCTGCCGCGCTGGGGCTCCGGCGAGGACCTGGCCGCGCTGGCACGCCTGGTGCTGCCCGCCGGCCCCGACCCGCGCCGCGGCAGCCTGCTGGCCTTCGGCAAGGACGCGCCCGCGTTCCGCTCGCGTCGCCGCTCAGCCGAGAGCCTGCTGTCTCTGCGTCCCCCGGCCCTGGACGGCGGCCCGCGCCGCGCCCACGACTCGCCCCCCGACAGTCCCGGCAGCCCGCACCGCCGCCCCGGGCCCGGCGCCCGCTCCGCCTCCGCCTCGCTGCTGCCCGACGCCTTCGCCCTGACCGCCTTCGAGCGCGACCCGCAGGCCCtgcgccgcccgcccgccccgccaGGGCCCTTCCCCgccgcggcccccgcccccgaCGGCGCGGAGCCCGGTGAGGCCCCCACCGCCCCTGAAGGTGCAGAGCGGAGCCCCGGGCCGCGCCCTGTCGCGCATGCGCACGCCGAAGCCCTGCGGACCGGCCTGAGCGCGTCGTGGGGCGAGCCCGGGGGCCTGCGCGCGGCGGGCGGCGACGGCAGCACCAGCAGCTTCCTGAGCTCGCCGTCCGAGTCCTCCGGCTACGTCACGCTGCACTCGGACTCGCTGGGCTCGGCGTCTTAA
- the HES3 gene encoding transcription factor HES-3: MEKKRRARINVSLEQLKSLLEKHYSHQIRKRKLEKADILELSVKYMKSLQNSLQGLWQVPSGAEYPLGFRSCLPGMSQLLRRGEEGGGPRCPLVPQRAGGSTTDSASPGLEAPALCGPCASAVWAPAPATGGPRSQPPRLLFPGGLPNSPASVAAPPPASRRRAESPGPGLRVWRPW; encoded by the exons ATGGAGAAGAAGCGACGCGCACGCATTAACGTGTCGCTGGAGCAGCTGAAGTCGCTGCTGGAGAAACACTACTCGCATCAG ATCCGGAAGCGCAAGTTGGAGAAGGCTGACATCCTGGAGCTGAGCGTCAAGTACATGAAAAGCCTTCAGAACTCCTTGCAAG GGCTCTGGCAGGTGCCCAGCGGAGCCGAGTATCCATTGGGCTTCCGCAGCTGCCTGCCCGGCATGAGCCAGCTCCTTCGGCGCGGAGAAGAGGGCGGCGGCCCGCGCTGCCCTCTGGTGCCGCAGCGCGCGGGTGGCAGCACCACGGACAGCGCCAGCCCCGGCCTGGAGGCGCCCGCGCTGTGCGGCCCCTGCGCCTCCGCTGTCTGGGCTCCTGCTCCGGCCACCGGCGGCCCGCGGTCCCAACCACCCCGGCTCCTCTTCCCCGGAGGTCTCCCCAACTCGCCCGCCAGCGTCGCAGCGCCGCCGCCAGCGTCGCGCCGCCGCGCCGAGAGCCCGGGGCCAGGACTGCGCGTGTGGCGGCCGTGGTGA